The Arachis duranensis cultivar V14167 chromosome 9, aradu.V14167.gnm2.J7QH, whole genome shotgun sequence genomic sequence TATATGTATTATCTAATGtgataaattgaaaatttgcaCTGATAGGTatgtaattattaaaataatcccCTCAAATTTAATGCGTTGAATATTAAATCAATCtattaaatttttgataaattaaatttatctctACAGAAtcgtttatttaaattttgttatttttacttACTCCTAAGAATTTTCTTTTAGATTGTGTTAATATTAAATTTCTACTAAACATTTTTATGATTTACAATCATCACTACTCTTATTCCCATTTTTTCACAATCAAATCACTGACTTTAGAAGGGATTAGATAACCTATTTTTCCTCTTCTTATATTGGATTAATTTTTCttgtcttttatttaaattttcattttatttaagtgtaagagttttattatatttttcgaaaagttGAACTCAATTTTGTAGGATTTAAAACCACATAAATTCAATACACCCctaatgaaaataaagaaatttgaaagaaaaattaaagagaacaaattcaattgatattgtaaaattttaaaattaacttcaaTTTTGTAGagttttttggtgactaatttTGTAGAGTTTAAAACCACATAAATTCAATACACCCGTGTGAAAATAACGAACTTTGGGTGGTGTTTCGTCCTGATTAAGCCGAGGTTCGTAGCCTGCGGTTGAGCACCTGAATTCGTAGCTGAGCTGAACGTCGTCCAGGTATAGGAGTGCGGACTTAGCCTCGACTTTCTGAAACACGGCAGCGGAAGCACCTGCACAAAGAACTCTGACGCTCAAGTAAGTGTGCTAGTTATAAGTAAGTAAAGAGTAATAATCAGAAGTAAATGTAGAACCTGCCCTTTTTTATAAGTTAGAGGGTCTAGTTTTATAGACGTTTTTAGATTAGCAGTAGGCTTCATAGATTCCGATATTCCTGGTCAGTGCAGTTAGTAGTATCTTTTTGATATAGGTGAAGACGTGTTTGAATAGTGCAGTCTGTTTTGAGTAACGGTTTAAGAGATAaagttgttttgtttgtttccgACCTTTGAGGTCGGTTTGTAGCTGAATTGCGTGGTACACGTCAAATGGAAAATTGAAGAGAACGAATACAATTGATCTTGGAaacttttaaaactaatttgattgagtgaaattttgaaaaaccaaATTGACTACCGTTTTAACCATGTATCCCTAATGATGGATagttaatttcattattgtttatatgtaatatagaaaaataaattagaaattatcatttctattttaatatcatttatttttttaataaatttatgcaaatatacaataaaaataatcatatgtaaaataatattatgaaaaataagaataacaatATCATCACCCTATCAAAAATTAGCATGCGCCCTGAAAAGTGGATAATAATCTGTCATTTTTTTAAGTGCATCTTATTAGAGTCTAGGATCTTGGAGGTTTAGAAGGTAAGATTTAGAGTAAGTTCTTTTTTAGAaagtttactttttttattgacCCAACTAATCCGAAGAGTACGTAATGCTTCACAAAGATTGCTTAGTTTGGTTCATATACACTACGTGAAACAACACCTATATTCACAATGCAATTCTCACCCTATACTTGCTCGCTCATGCTATTAGCATCTCTTTGGCCAATAACCACACCTTGAACTTGCAAGCTCTTCCTAGATGCTCCATTGCCCCAACTCATTGTGAGCTTTGCATTGCATCTTAAAATTTTGGACTTTTAATCttagaaaatttattttccaTGAGATTGTCTTCCAAGCTTAGGTTCCAATTCTTTTTCTGcaacttctaaattttttatgcaatgtaATGAACAGAGTATAGTAACCCAGGATGcaaaatcataaaccaaaaGACAAAGCAAACACCGAAACATCAGAAAAGGAAAAACTCCACACAAAGTGCATAACTAAAAATTATAGATACACCAtgcatatatatgtaaatatgtCTTAGTTGTCATTACCACCTGCCACATTTTTATTCTTCTATAGTAGCTCATCTCATAATATTTTTACGATTCAACTTAACACTGTtattaaaactaaactaaaaacaAACAACGACAACTCCATAAAAGGCGACGAGACACGCAGGTGTACATTCAGATATCAGAGCCACCACTAAATGTTTTGGTCTACACCGTCTAAGACAGTTGACCGCAGTCGGCGACGACCACCGGCTTCGACGTCCTGCCAGAGCTGGACCCAACCTTCTCGATCTCCCTCACCACATCCATGCCCTCGACCACTTGCCCGAACACAACGTGCTTCCCATCCAACCACTCCGTCTTCGCGGTGCAGATGAAGAACTGAGATCCGTTAGTGTTTGGACCCGCATTCGCCATCGACAGGATACCCGGTCCGGTGTGCTTCTTGACGAAATTCTCGTCAGCAAACTTGATGTCGTAGATCGATTCACCGCCGGTGCCGTTTCCTGCGGTGAAGTCACCACCCTGGCACATGAAGTTGGGGATGACACGGTGGAAGGAGGAACCCTTGTAGTGGAGGGGCTTCCCGCTGCGGCCAACTCCCTTCTCACCGGTACAGAGTGCACGGAAGTTCTCGGCGGTCCTCGGCGTTGTGTCGGCGAAGAGCTCCATGATGATGCGGCCAGCTGGCTGGCCTCCGATGGTCATGTCAAAGAACACCCTAGGATTTGCCATTTTCACGGAAAGTACCAGAAGATGATCACAAGGTACTAATTGGATTTACACTAGTTAGGGTTTAAAATTGGGAACGAGGGGTATATATAGTAGTTTGTGATCGTTCGATTAGGACACCTGGCCTCATTGTGAGGGTCTGATGGATGTAGGGTAACTATGGTTAAGTTGTTCACTGACCTGAGTTAGTGAGTGTGGATCCAATTCAACGGAGAAGGATATACTTTTCCACTTATGTTTGTTTTGGGGCCTTCTTGAATGAGGTCTAAAGACAAAGCCTAGTCATATTGGGTGTTGCATCTCGAAGCTTCCTTGATCCATCTTAACCCAAAAAAACAAATGACACCGCTTAATGTGAGAACATCAACAATAaatattggattttttttaataaagtaatGTGACAAAATAGAGTATACAGTGCACTGTGCACACGTTTGGCATGCATGCACCTAactaattaatgaattaatgaaTTATGTTACAGGTGATTACTGTAACTATGTAATTTCAAGTGGGTGGGGATCACCTGTCCCTGTTTGTttgtaaattctaaattttttatacttcatatttaatttggtaaatttgttagaaaaaataacatacaatagtttttttattttaaaaaaaatacatcacATTCATTTTTTTAACCCTTTTGAGTCCAATAGACTCATTTTTTGAAGATAGTTGTTTGTTCTCTCTTCCTTAAGTACACGGTGAATTCGCTACAAGAAAATTGAacatttataacaaaaattttataacaaatttaacattgttacaaaaaattattttttttaacaaaaattagtaattattacaaaataataatgttttgtaacaacaatataatttgttacaaaacattttgttattttataacgatttaattttttaattataaattatattagtttttataaCGAATCGGTGTTTTAttgcaaaattttataatattttgtaacaaaagatgaagatgttgggaaagttcaaaatattttataacaaatatccatttgtttaaaaaattttaattattttataacaaaaaattaatttatcacaaaatttaatattgtttgtaacaaattatttgtttgtcacaaaataCAAGAATTTTTGTAGGTAAGCTGATTTTTATATTgatcaaaattttcatataattttattataatttaatattttgcaTGATagagattaaaatttaataataaaagaattatatagTTTAAGTCATTTCTATTATGAATAAattatggtttattttattaatttgaattttttatttttagaaattaatctaaaagtaattaaattagttttatgaatatttagagaagttaattaatatttttgtaaattttattataattggttattttatatttttattttataatttaaattaaaaataattaattgaacttagtaatatattgataaataatattcttaaatatttttaatagagtgtatttggttttaaaattattctactctcctattttattaaatatctaTTCATATTTATCCTTattctttttataaatatttaatttctaatCNNNNNNNNNNNNNNNNNNNNNNNNNNNNNNNNNNNNNNNNNNNNNNNNNNNNNNNNNNNNNNNNNNNNNNNNNNNNNNNNNNNNCCATCCTGTTCCGCCGCCGTCGAACTATCAAGCCCAGAAGAGAGAGTTGCCGTTGTACTGTCGAGAAGAGAGAGCTTGCGCAGAGAGGGAGAACTCGCGAAGGAGGGGTTGCTGCCCATAGTCGCCGCCGTTCGTTTCTTGTCGTCACCGTTCTGCCTTCCATCAAGCTCGAACAGTCACTGTTCGTGGAGCTTGCCGCCATCGCCGTTCAAGCTGCTGCTGCCGCCGTCACACGCGACACCACCGAAGTTCCCCTCATCGTCGTCGACTCATCTGCGACTTCGTTCCCCAAAGGCTCATCACCCTGCTCATGGTGGCTTTGTTTGCTCATAACCTTTTGGTTGGAGGCTTTGTTCATCTTGCTGTTGTTGTCGTCATTCATGTCAGTGTGGTTGCTGCTTGCTATTTATGTTTGTTGGTGCCGCCTCTACTTGTTGTTTGTGTCACTATTGTTCTTCTCTGTTTGTGTTGCAGTTGTTCTTCTCCATTTCTTTGTGGTTGCTTTTCTTCTCTGTTTGTTGTTGTTACTCACTTGTTCTCTTCTCCAATCAAAGGTAAACAAAATTTGTAttcatatgttttttttttcaactggTTGTAGAATTATGTTTTTCTTAGAGTTAATTAGGGTTTGATAAAATAACCAAAATTTAATTTCCACTTTTTTtcctctttaaaaaaaatagaaagaaaaaatgtgCATATATCTATACAATTGAATCTGGACAGATATCTTGAGTTAGTGAATTTGtttgtaagtaattgatgcaacTCTTGTATGTCATAGATGAAAAACACTATATGCGAAATTTTATATAATGCACTGTCAGGTTATGACTAAGACAAATTTGGTCTTTTGTTGTCAGCATTCTTCAGAGACTATACTATCATGTTGTGgctaaaataaatttgattctttatgGCTGTTGAATATGGCTCCATATGGTCTATTTAGTTTTATTACTTAATTTTAAATgtcttaaatataattatttttggtcTAATATAACGAGTCTAATTAGTTTCATAAGTATGGTTATATTCATGGAATTTTTATAAACTCAAAATGACTTGTATTACTAGGTTTTGAATTGATGCTAGAAGTATGAGAAATTCAAGAAATCAATTATTATGTTGCTGAACATATACATAATAATGTTCTTTTTTCAATTCtctatatgttttatttttctttcttgtaagTTCTGTGGTGCTTTTCCGGctcttttaattaaaaagggataatgacaataattttttatttgttttatgtttaattcaaatttttttctcttttttactgCATCAGTGTATCAAGAAGTTTTAATTGGAGCATGCACAAATGTGAATATCTATTACTGGAAGGCCATACTTGCTATTCCATCATGGGTATCCATTCTTCTTGCATCACTGGTTGGTAAGTCAAGTTTTTTCCCTTCTTTGCCTTTAATTTATATGGTTGGTTTATTATTTGTTACATAAATAATGAACATAGATACATCATAGTCATAACTATCATTTTCAATTTTAGTcaataaaatttagtttttcacATTCCTTGATGTTATCTTAgacattttttcccttttgttggATATAGAGAAGTGAGGCTTGTGAGCAAAGAATCCGAACATGTAAGTGTACTGTTGGTAACATTATTAGCTTCTCCACTTTTAAATGTGTGaatattaattgaaatttaCTGTGACTTCTTTTACATTGAAATGCATGTTCAATTCATTGTAGCGTGGTGGAGGATCTCTCATTCTTTGTTTTCTGGATTTTGCGAATTTAACTTGTGGAGCAACTGCAATGAGTGCCTTGCAAGGTAGCATTTTACTATTTATCAATGAATAAATTATACAAAAGAAAGTTCTGTATTTGTTCATGTAAATCATCTAACTAAATCATTTAAGTATGTGATAACTTAGATGAAAGTCGTCAAATTAGAGGATACATTAACTTGTTTGGTAGATACAATGAAGTGttctttattgatttttttagttGATTTTTGCTTGTATAATAGATGTGCTCAAAGAAAAACTTGAAGAGCAACAAACACGACAAGAGGAAGAATTAGCTCGAGTGAAAGCTCAATTGGAAACTCAACAAGCCATTGTAAACTCTTTCATAACGCGCTTTGACAACGAAAGAAATAGACAATTAAAGGTACCCCTAAAATTTCTTATGGTTTTAATACATATTCATAGATGattcatatattattagtatAGTTTAATTGTATATGgatgtatttattatattttacttGTGACATGGTTGATAAATGACAAAtgttctattatttggtttgataAATTTGGTTGTGTATTGGATGAGAAATAAGTAATGAATTAGTTGTTATTGATTGAACCATAGACGGTGAAAATATCCAAGTTTTAGAGAGGTTCTGCCAAAATTTTTCTaaagatttgaataaaagttaatgaaaaaaattgtaattggtgttatatcttgtttctaaatgactcaagaatattttgattcataGAGACACTAATCTATGTTAGACTTTTAACTTTTAGTCGAACTTGTGTAAGAAATATAACTCGTAGAACTAATCAATATAGacattaatgttattttattttaaaacaaatttagttaaatgaagcatgtttgaattatctatgtttttacatattatataaatgttgaCTTGCTCAGTAAAGTAGTTAATATAtcaatgaattaaaaaattaatttgataaattatgtatataatttgtattaaaaaaattgttacaaaataaatattgtgcttttgtaactaaagaaaacaaaatgttacaaaatcaagttatattttgtaacaaaattttatgatagaaaaaatatattgtcacaaaaaatattttgaagatcaaaatttgttatcacttttgtaatgaattttgatttttgtataaaaaaaatttgttacaaaatgctttgaattgtaacagtttcattttttgttacaaaatttttttgtaacgGGACATACTGCAATAGccatttttttgttacaaatttcttttgtttcaaaattttgatttttttaataattttttattataaatattacttttttttgtagtgattaTTGACATCTTCCATCcaactattttaaatttttatattatttttatttgttatcatCTTTCTtttctagaaaaaaaaattattatgctttttttaaattaattatttttattttttttaacaaaatcatCTAGAGATTCTAATtgttttaacttattttaaaattcaaaattagtttactaattaatataaataaatagtgTTGTTCTCTCATAACaacaatacaataataaaaattcttcatcttttttttttctcgttctttttagtttttttcaccaaacaaagaaaattgcacagtgaaaaaaaaaaactcaagaaAGTAAGATGTGACAcacaagaaaaatgaaaatttaaacaAGAATCAAATCATATCCCAAAACACTTAAAatcttaacaaaagaaacatacTGAGGAGATGTGGTGACTAATGTTGTAGTTCTAAGGAAGGATAATGCAAATTCTGCAGCAACTAGCTATAATTTGAGAGAGGATGATGAAGATAATATTGAGTTGTTGAGCAAGTTGTAACTACTAACTAATGATATATTATTTTGCTGTTAtcttttaaatagaattttgttACAATTAACTTTGGTGAGTCAGCACATTATTAGAATAGAAAAAGTATATGGAAGACTAACTCATAACCAGCCAATTTTAAACAactgtaattaataattattagttagaaatttttacaaaaattaaaatttgaataatcaacaattaatcTCCATTTGAAAAAATAAGGATCAGCAATAAACGAGTAATTCCCTATATGGTCCCGAGATTCACGGAATTACctaatttgatatttgaagttCTGATTTCATCGTAGTAGTTCCTTATATTGAGTTTTGAACACCATAATGGTCATGGACATCTTTCCAGTGCTGACTCAGTTATCAGACTGATGTAGTCATTCTTTGCCACACACGTGGTAAAATTGCAATTGGACCCAATTTAATCCCTCCTCTATTATAAAATCCTTATTCATCCCAACTTTCAAATTGGATTCCCTTTCTTCttgctcttctttttcttattcttaatCAAAGCCTTCAGGTATCTGTAGTTATTGGAATTTACTCAACATTGATATGAGACAACATTCTATCAGATATTAGAAATGTATAGGCCTTGTTTCCTCGataataaataacataataatcaattaaatataaataagagctAGAAATTGAATATCAAGTATTTAGAATTTAGATATTTCATTGCACTTGCCAAAACTGATGACCATACTATCCATCATAAAATTCACCAAACAACATGTGTTTTCAaacgagaaaaaaaaagaactacAGCATCAAAACACCTTGCCAAACCCTagcaacaaaacaaacaaaaagatggaatcatctcttttttttatttagaacgACATTCATATTCCAGCATCGTTTcccctaaaccacaaacacaATGCGAGATGTTGACACACCAAACCAGTACCTTGTCTTCAGGGTGTCTCGACGAATGATAGTGCTAGGAAATAACACACAATTCCTTGCATTATGAAGGTGGCATCAACTGGAGAGAGGTGTCGCGTGCAACAACAATAGTGGCAACGGTACGGCAGTCGTGGCctccattgaagaagaaatcGCGAGGGTGCCCCACGTCTGCACCGTGTGGGTAACCCTcagagtaaaaaaaaattgaataaaaaaaaggataaattcCTAACTTTAGAATTTGAGAAATCCAAAAGAGAgcgaaagaaaaagagaatggaGAATGAATAGGGTaattgagagagaagaaaggggGATTGAGAGGGTTTTGGAGGGACAAAGATGATTAAAGTGCATTTAGCTAAACAACAGTGAGAGTGTTTCGCGTGTTTGTGTGATTAAAGTAGCAAGATTATTGGCTGTGATGAATTTTGATCGGAGTGGATGGGAGGAAGAAGAACCAGAAGAACGAGAGGAAGAAGCAAGCACCAGAAGTTAACGTTCAGATTGGGAGGGAGCGAAGAGGGTTAGGGTCAATTACAAAGGCAGGGATCAAATTGGGTACAATTAAGATCTTGTCACGTCAACTTGCTGTTGGACACTTGCGTGGCAAAGGATGATTACATCAGCATTCCGACAGCTGAGTCAATGCCGAAAAGATGCCCAACAACTATTATGCTGCCCAGAGCTTAATATAAGGAACTACTACAGTAAAATTGAAATCTCAAAAACCAAATTGGATAATTCCGTGAATCTCCCGGACCGTTATGAAAATTTACTCAGAAATAGACCGCTCCAATACGACGTCTTTCCCCTTCCCCATTGTGCATCAACAAGAAGCTCTATCCTCACCTCCGTGATCGTGACCCACCCCTTCCCTCAGACCACCGGATTGCCACCCACATAGTCCAGCGCATCGCCGTGTGCATCTTCGCTCGCATCTCCAAGGCCAAGCTCACGTCTGCGCCACCGCGACCTCCACCCGACAATCCTCTGCGTAGTGCCGGTTCCCTTCGCAACCAATCCCCATCGCCGAAACACGCGCTCTGCATCCGTTGTAAGACCCAAAATTTTCGGAAAAATCTTATTATGAgctaatttcaatttatttattcattaaagactttattttcaaaatttattttatcaaaagtaattaaatcaagttttcataattaaactagaaattttacttaattttataattattgaataattttctatatttaaaattataaagctTAATAATTGtaagagaataaaaatttatatgatttattttaaataattgagattttggaatttgatactttaatttttataaacaaagaaaattaattatattatctctaattttaaattagaatacttGATTAAAAGTGAATTagcaaattaataattaaataatatttttaaagtaattttaaaggattaaattagatttcaaattaaaataatatattttattaaatttaccaaattctaattttaaccCTAAATTCCCAAATAAGAAATCCTACCCAAATTAAAAACTTTAACCCTAACCCCTTTACCACACTGCCATTCCCTtcccaaaaacacaaacacataTACACACACGCATGCACGCACGCACATAAAGGGGAAGAAAAGGATAGGAAAGTGAATGGAGAAAGGGAGGAGAGGAGAGCAAACAAGCCATTACTAGCCGGTCACCGCCGAACCCGTCACCCGCGTCATTCGTCCTCATCGCTGCCAGCTGCGCCGTCGTGGAAGAGAGGTGcgatggagagagagagagggttcaCGGAGGGTCGTCAACATTTGCGGAGTCTACACCAGTGTTGTCGTTGTCGTTGCGGAGGAGTGTTATTGTCTTCACGAGCTGCCGCCATCGAAACTGGGTCCATCACCGCTGAAGTTTGTCGCCGCCACCGCTGTCATTGCTCCCTCACTGTCACCACTGTTGGGTAGTCACTAGAGGGATCCCTCTCTATCAACGCCACCGTCAGAGTTATCGCAGGTCTGTCTCGGCTTTCTTCCTAAGTAcagtaatttctttttatcaaaaccctcaaaatttagtattttgttAATGTTTGTTAaaggtgttgagattttggTACCATAGGGTTGAGTTCCGATGATTTCATGTCAAAATTAAGGTTGCTGCTAAACCACCGGAGCTTTTGGGTAAGTTAACCCTGTTCTAAAACTATTACTGCTAGCATTCTGGATATCTGTTATTGAGAATTTTGCGATGTTAACATGCTATGGTCAAATTCTGGTAATTGCATGGTCAAAATAAAAgttgtttttgttgttgtgaAAGTAAACGGAGTTGTGGATGCAGCTGCTGCTATTGCGGGCCGAGGGAAAAAGGGACTTATCATGTTAAAATCGTTGCGGGCTTGATTCCTTGAGGTACGTGAttgttttaaaacttaaaaatattttgggttttgaatACCTGTCAAGTTTAGTATATTAATGCAAATAGATGAATGTCTGTGAAGTAAATAATTTTCTATTGTGATTGAAAGGTTATGTTTGTGGTTGAATtggttgattttttaatttctggAGAAATGGATTGAATAtgttgaattttggttttctttgATTGAAATTGATAATGATTAGTTTTGAATGATGTATTGGAAACATTAAATTGAAAGGCTGATTTTGTTGTGTTGAGGTTGAAAAGAGGAAACCCGTGGGTGGCAAACTCTGgtttttaggggaggtgctgtccgaatttttttgaaaatttgaagttttggttatgattttgaaaatgagTTTTGGTTTGAATTAGTTATCAAAAGAGATAAGTTTTGAATacttttaagaatttttaagaaaatcgaatttttatgatttggtgaatttgtgattttaacttattttatttttaataacaatgaaaagagatttgattaactagctaaatattttaaaaaataaattaattataaattcaaGGGTTGGGAATATGAGAATGAGTTTGAGGTTTTAATAGAATTAAACATTGGAGTGGAGAGAAAGAGAGTTATTTTAAGGAATATGATGATAATTGTGTGATGTTTGATTTGGAGATAAGTTTGGTAAGTTGTTTGAAGGTTATACTTAAAATTAAGATGTGATTACTGACAATTGGttttgattgaggtttaataATGATTTTGAGATTGAGAGAGAGGATAATGATTAAGTATGATTGAAGTATGGTGATGATTCCggttgattatagtgatgtggAATGATGACTATAATTGATGATGATGGTTATGTTTTTGATGACACGATTGGTGATGAATGAGACATTATTGAGAATAATGTGGATATTGAAGAATTATGATTGAAATATTCATATGGCATATGTATTTGGAATATCTGAGACACGAGTTTTTCTGGGTAGATGCAATGGCTTGCCACCACTTTCTCCAGGTTGAGATTTTATACTTTGTTAATCCTCTGGCGCAAGATGTGACCGGGTACTTTAACTCCCCGGGTTCTCCCAtgggcatgcatatatatatgaatttgagCTTGAGGATTTTTCCCATGGATATTTGAGCTTGAGGATGCGTGCACAGAACGATTGTCCAATgattagctaccaggacatgtcgagttggctatataaccgacagatgagctcatcagccataggattagaatgcatcatatgcatttgtatgttttaCTTGAGTGTGCATTATCTTGGTTTGACTAAATGATTAACCGTGTCTATCTGCTACTTGCTCTACTTGTTGTATCTGTGTCCTATCTGTGTTTTTTTGTCTGATTTGTATGTGTATGTATCTGAGAGACCCTCTTTGGTAGAGGTGTGATGAGGGTGATTTTTGATATGTGATGACGGAGGTTGAGGCAAGATGGATTAAGTGTTGctttattattctaatttatgAATTGGTTGGATAGGAGTGAGCGATGTAAGTTGGGTAGGAATCCCTCAGGCACATCTTTGGTCCTTTTAATATCTTTAAACTATTCACTTTCCTGATTTGTAAATTAAAGGAGTTTCCTTACGACTTTTCAAAATAGGTTTTTCCATAAAGCTTTTCCAAAATATTATTTCAAGGATAAGCTATTTTTATAATGAAATTAATTCTATATTTGCAAGTATTTCTTTGCTTTGATGGTATTCTCTTTCCAGTTGAGAACCTgtgaggatgatgttctcactctCCTACAGAATTTCTTTTTCAGTGACAAGTTCAGGAAGCTTTGGCGCGAAGTCACAAACGAACTATGGAGCTTTAAGTATATAtgtgttttctttttctgtatttggtttattcttagattttatttttccctCGTCGTTTATTGTATTAGTTTTTAGAGGGATAAGACTTGTGTTTGAAGAATTGTAAATAAGACTACGTATTTAATATTATGTGGATATAATTGTGTGATTAAGTTGTTTAAAGTAAAGACTTTTCGTTTTCAGAATTGAAATGCCATTTGTATTTGTGAAGGCTtaatattaaatacatatagTACTAAATTTAAAGAATTAAAGGTAAGTAACGTCTAAACTTTTAGTATGATCATGAGGTATTAAAAGTAAGGGTGTGACACCCAACAGAGGATTGCTTGCATTGACAATGGTATTTCAACATATCTGACTCCAACACCCTATACTCGGCGTTTCTTCGAATGCTTTAATTCTTCACTGCCAAGAGAACAACATCTCTACTCATCAACCTGTGTCCCACTCAAAATTTTACCCTTCTATTTGTGTTGTAATCCTCACCGTTGCCGAGATTGAAAGGGCCCGTTAGTTGCATCGCATCCAAATTAAGAGTGTGATAATGGGTGAGAACTTTTAATAACCGTGGAAGAGGCAACgggtgaggaagaagaagttgaACACCTCCACCAGTTGGAGTATCCGGCACATACTTCCTAGACGACTCACTATCGTTGGATGACCCGGTGTCGACAACAT encodes the following:
- the LOC107468020 gene encoding peptidyl-prolyl cis-trans isomerase gives rise to the protein MANPRVFFDMTIGGQPAGRIIMELFADTTPRTAENFRALCTGEKGVGRSGKPLHYKGSSFHRVIPNFMCQGGDFTAGNGTGGESIYDIKFADENFVKKHTGPGILSMANAGPNTNGSQFFICTAKTEWLDGKHVVFGQVVEGMDVVREIEKVGSSSGRTSKPVVVADCGQLS